From a region of the Neobacillus niacini genome:
- a CDS encoding agmatinase family protein, translating to MKSFLYPTINPPSFTWVNLESGAGGKVHEWIQPITTLNDFEKIKEAEVVILGVPLSRSSISASGASEFPDAFRRSWRSFATYNLDDDVDLAEMNALDAGDVPMHVTDIRKCHDNIIQAAALVHSHFQDSKVCAIGGDHSITAMMVKGMHQAKPSEKIGILQFDTHFDLRDMSDNGPSNGTPMRNLIESGVVDGSNMYNIGLHGFFNTKDLKQYADEKGVNYFTLRTARKKGIEETVQQCLEELSSKVDTIYLTVDMDVLDIAYAPGVPASTPGGMTTEELLEGVLAAGRHPKVKAMDIVCLDPLKDTLVQPTVKLGTHVFLTFLTGVMLRQCASN from the coding sequence TTGAAGAGCTTTCTCTATCCAACAATTAATCCACCCAGCTTTACTTGGGTAAACCTTGAGAGTGGGGCAGGGGGGAAGGTTCATGAATGGATTCAGCCAATAACCACTTTGAATGACTTTGAAAAAATCAAGGAGGCCGAGGTCGTGATTCTCGGTGTTCCTTTGTCTCGTTCATCGATAAGTGCTTCTGGTGCGTCAGAGTTTCCCGATGCCTTTAGACGTTCTTGGCGGAGCTTTGCAACCTACAATCTTGATGATGATGTTGATTTGGCAGAAATGAATGCACTTGACGCCGGGGATGTTCCGATGCATGTCACGGATATTAGAAAGTGCCACGACAACATCATTCAGGCAGCCGCATTGGTCCATAGCCATTTTCAAGATTCAAAGGTGTGTGCGATTGGCGGAGATCACTCAATCACAGCGATGATGGTGAAAGGAATGCACCAGGCAAAGCCTTCTGAAAAAATTGGAATTTTACAATTTGATACTCATTTTGATTTGCGAGACATGTCAGATAATGGTCCATCAAATGGAACACCTATGCGTAATTTAATTGAAAGTGGAGTAGTTGACGGCAGTAATATGTACAACATTGGTCTGCATGGCTTTTTTAATACGAAGGACTTAAAACAATATGCAGATGAAAAAGGGGTTAATTATTTTACACTTCGTACAGCTCGAAAAAAGGGGATAGAAGAAACCGTTCAGCAATGCTTAGAAGAACTATCTTCAAAGGTTGATACCATTTATTTAACGGTAGATATGGATGTGTTAGATATTGCTTATGCCCCTGGGGTACCGGCATCAACCCCGGGGGGCATGACAACGGAAGAGTTGCTAGAAGGGGTACTAGCAGCAGGTCGTCATCCAAAAGTAAAAGCAATGGACATCGTCTGCCTCGATCCATTAAAGGACACACTCGTCCAGCCAACCGTTAAACTAGGAACACACGTATTCCTTACTTTCCTAACAGGAGTCATGCTTCGACAATGTGCTAGCAACTAG
- the hutI gene encoding imidazolonepropionase — protein MSKPIFIRNASQLVTLQGSSHAPLVKEAMSELGLVKNGSVWIENGVICDVGLDEELFEKYDKRLGEAEIVDASGKLVTPGLVDPHTHLVFAGSRENEFNMRLQGATYMEIMNSGGGIHATTRKTKSASHEELFNESFERLNQFLRHGVTTVEAKSGYGMEWETELKQLEVAKMLNEKHVIDIVPTFMGAHAVPKEYKDNPDDFVELLIDEMIPKVAELGLAEFNDVFCEHGVFTPEQSKRILEAGKRHGLIPKIHADEIEPYEGAELAAEVGAISADHLLRASEKGMKAMAEKGVVGVLLPGTAYFLMAESANGRKMIDLGVPVALSTDCNPGSSPTVSLPFIMNLGCLKMGMTPAEVITAATINAAHAINRGREIGSLEVGKKADITMFSVDNYMKLQYSYGVNHTHTVIKNGVVVVRGGHLLEELSLSNN, from the coding sequence GTGAGTAAGCCAATTTTTATAAGAAATGCTTCACAGCTCGTGACCTTACAGGGGAGTTCACATGCTCCTCTTGTAAAGGAAGCGATGTCTGAGTTGGGTCTGGTTAAAAATGGAAGTGTTTGGATAGAAAATGGTGTCATTTGTGATGTAGGACTAGATGAGGAGCTTTTTGAAAAATATGATAAGCGTCTTGGTGAAGCGGAGATAGTGGATGCCAGTGGAAAGCTTGTTACTCCAGGATTAGTTGATCCTCACACTCATCTTGTTTTTGCTGGAAGCAGAGAAAATGAGTTTAATATGAGGCTACAAGGTGCCACCTACATGGAAATCATGAACAGCGGCGGCGGGATTCATGCAACAACAAGGAAGACTAAGTCAGCAAGTCATGAAGAGCTTTTTAATGAAAGCTTTGAACGGTTAAATCAATTCCTACGTCACGGCGTGACAACAGTCGAGGCGAAAAGTGGTTACGGGATGGAGTGGGAAACCGAGCTTAAGCAGCTTGAAGTAGCTAAAATGCTCAATGAAAAGCATGTTATTGATATTGTACCTACCTTTATGGGTGCTCACGCCGTTCCAAAAGAGTATAAAGACAATCCTGATGATTTTGTGGAGCTGTTGATTGATGAAATGATTCCAAAGGTTGCGGAGCTGGGGTTGGCCGAATTCAATGATGTTTTTTGTGAGCATGGTGTTTTTACTCCAGAGCAATCAAAGCGAATTCTTGAGGCAGGTAAGAGACACGGGCTGATACCGAAAATTCATGCGGATGAAATTGAACCATATGAAGGGGCAGAGCTAGCGGCTGAGGTTGGTGCAATATCTGCAGATCATTTATTAAGAGCTTCAGAAAAAGGCATGAAAGCGATGGCTGAAAAAGGTGTCGTTGGTGTGCTGCTGCCGGGGACAGCTTACTTTTTAATGGCGGAATCAGCAAATGGCCGTAAAATGATTGATTTGGGAGTGCCAGTGGCGTTGTCAACCGACTGTAATCCGGGTTCGTCACCGACTGTGTCTCTGCCTTTCATTATGAATCTTGGCTGTTTGAAGATGGGGATGACTCCTGCTGAGGTGATTACTGCAGCAACAATTAATGCAGCACATGCGATCAATCGTGGTCGGGAAATTGGCAGTTTAGAGGTTGGAAAAAAAGCAGATATTACGATGTTCAGTGTTGATAATTATATGAAGCTTCAATATTCTTATGGAGTGAATCATACGCATACGGTTATAAAAAATGGAGTGGTGGTTGTCAGAGGAGGTCATTTGCTTGAAGAGCTTTCTCTATCCAACAATTAA
- a CDS encoding YjiH family protein, whose product MLNIMKFFVFSAIGIFVFFVPVTLNGKSSIMLDHFVSYIQLAVPNVLPYYALLVILLGAVYPFMKKTWKKDVVTTVFSILKIFGLVTAIMLVFNVGPKWFFDPDMAPFLFNKLVISVGLLVPIGSVFLALLVGYGLLEFIGIFMQPVMRPIWKTPGRSAIDAVASFVGSYSIGLLITNRVFKEGKYTIKEAAIIATGFSTVSATFMIVVAKTLNLMEVWNAYFWVTFVVTFIVTAITVRIWPLNKMSDSYYQDMEGDEEVIIKKDRVKTAWKEAMITADQSSSLGKNIWDNLKDGFIMTMGILPSIMSVGLLGLILAEFTPVFDWLGYIFYPFTALVQLPEPMLAAKASAVSIAEMFLPALLVTKAAIVTKFVIAVVSVSSIIFFSAVVPCILSTEIPLTIGKLVVIWFERVVFTILLTAPIAYLIL is encoded by the coding sequence ATGTTGAATATTATGAAGTTCTTTGTTTTTAGTGCAATCGGTATTTTTGTATTTTTTGTTCCGGTTACTTTGAATGGAAAGTCTTCGATTATGCTGGATCATTTTGTTTCATATATTCAACTTGCGGTCCCAAATGTTTTACCTTATTATGCATTACTGGTCATATTGTTAGGTGCAGTATATCCTTTTATGAAAAAGACCTGGAAAAAAGATGTTGTCACCACAGTGTTTTCGATTCTGAAAATTTTTGGACTTGTTACTGCGATTATGCTTGTATTTAATGTTGGTCCGAAATGGTTTTTCGATCCTGATATGGCACCATTCCTTTTTAACAAACTTGTGATATCCGTTGGACTGCTAGTTCCAATTGGTTCTGTTTTTCTTGCTCTCTTAGTAGGTTATGGCTTGCTCGAATTTATCGGAATATTCATGCAACCAGTGATGAGGCCGATTTGGAAAACACCAGGAAGATCAGCAATAGATGCTGTAGCCTCTTTTGTAGGTAGCTATTCCATTGGTCTATTAATTACTAACCGTGTTTTTAAAGAGGGTAAATATACAATAAAAGAAGCAGCAATTATTGCAACGGGTTTTTCAACTGTTTCCGCGACTTTTATGATTGTTGTTGCGAAAACATTGAATCTAATGGAAGTTTGGAACGCATATTTTTGGGTAACATTTGTTGTAACTTTCATCGTTACCGCGATTACAGTTAGAATTTGGCCGCTAAATAAAATGAGTGATTCTTATTACCAGGACATGGAGGGTGACGAGGAGGTAATAATTAAAAAGGACCGGGTTAAAACAGCATGGAAAGAAGCAATGATTACCGCCGACCAATCTTCAAGCTTAGGTAAAAATATTTGGGACAACCTTAAAGATGGCTTTATCATGACAATGGGAATATTGCCATCCATCATGTCTGTTGGGTTACTTGGACTTATATTAGCTGAATTTACACCTGTATTTGATTGGCTGGGTTATATTTTTTATCCTTTCACTGCACTGGTACAACTTCCGGAACCAATGCTTGCTGCAAAAGCAAGTGCTGTCTCAATCGCAGAAATGTTCTTGCCGGCATTGTTAGTTACCAAGGCCGCCATTGTTACCAAATTTGTTATCGCTGTTGTTTCAGTATCATCCATTATCTTCTTCTCAGCTGTAGTACCTTGTATCCTATCGACAGAAATTCCACTAACAATTGGAAAACTTGTCGTCATTTGGTTTGAAAGGGTAGTATTCACCATTCTCCTTACAGCACCGATTGCTTACTTAATTCTTTAA
- a CDS encoding YheC/YheD family protein yields MENVILLSRNTSNRGILTLHPKLAESMGITQITARKIRFGAKTYQSIVDISDELPLNGASLSEDILDMLNIPQHCSLEIKQNGNEIQIGPFIGLLAGYYQSSIKKYLDHLRDYVLLYREIKGAILVFSLDHVDKVNQLVTGYLYNPRTKQWEEGTYPYPASIFVMTSSVSSAWIQHFKSIIGNVIFNDFFLNRWSIHKKLASSIGVKCYLPDTNLYGSPQDLYYFLKKFPNLTVKPLNSANRHAYRVLLKEANSLVITNLTNLESKNYRFSNRDQAYSIFSKYFKEGENIIQESIDVTGYRTITVRFVTVKNYSGEWQVMGSFTRGDQSIKNDGRLLPIVKFEKEMVKEFLHQSDLHASLTYEELNHIAVDTVNELEGMGVHLANAAVDITVGELGDIWISEIDHCNPAHDIALVAGDPDLYYEILKTNMLYGKKLAGF; encoded by the coding sequence ATGGAAAATGTTATTCTGCTATCAAGAAACACCTCTAACAGAGGGATTTTAACGTTACATCCCAAGTTAGCAGAATCTATGGGAATTACTCAAATTACGGCTAGAAAAATCAGATTTGGTGCAAAAACCTATCAATCTATTGTAGACATTTCTGATGAATTGCCACTAAATGGGGCAAGCCTATCTGAAGATATTTTGGACATGCTGAATATACCACAGCATTGCAGTCTTGAAATCAAGCAGAATGGCAACGAAATACAAATTGGACCCTTTATCGGTTTACTCGCAGGTTATTATCAAAGCTCGATCAAGAAATATCTCGATCATTTACGTGATTATGTTTTACTTTATCGTGAAATTAAGGGTGCCATCCTTGTCTTTTCTCTTGACCATGTTGATAAAGTCAACCAACTCGTCACAGGCTATCTTTATAATCCTCGAACAAAACAATGGGAAGAAGGAACCTACCCATATCCTGCCTCTATTTTTGTGATGACTTCTTCTGTAAGCTCCGCATGGATACAGCATTTTAAATCCATCATTGGCAATGTAATTTTTAATGATTTCTTTCTAAATCGATGGAGTATCCACAAAAAATTGGCAAGTTCCATCGGTGTAAAATGTTATCTTCCGGATACAAATCTATATGGTTCACCTCAAGATCTATACTATTTTTTAAAGAAATTTCCTAATTTAACGGTGAAGCCGCTAAACAGTGCTAATCGGCATGCCTATCGTGTCTTACTAAAAGAGGCAAACTCTCTCGTTATAACAAATTTAACAAATTTGGAATCAAAGAATTATCGATTTAGTAATCGGGATCAGGCCTATTCTATCTTTAGTAAATATTTTAAAGAGGGAGAAAACATCATCCAAGAATCTATTGATGTAACCGGATATCGAACCATTACTGTACGGTTTGTTACGGTTAAAAACTATTCAGGTGAATGGCAGGTAATGGGGTCGTTTACGAGAGGCGACCAATCGATAAAGAATGATGGCAGATTACTGCCAATAGTCAAATTTGAAAAAGAAATGGTAAAAGAATTCTTGCATCAAAGCGATTTACACGCTTCCTTGACTTATGAAGAATTGAACCATATAGCTGTTGATACGGTAAATGAATTAGAAGGTATGGGGGTGCATTTGGCAAATGCAGCGGTTGATATAACGGTTGGAGAATTAGGTGATATCTGGATTTCAGAGATTGACCACTGCAACCCCGCACACGATATTGCGTTAGTAGCTGGGGATCCGGACCTATACTATGAGATTTTAAAAACCAATATGCTTTATGGTAAAAAACTAGCAGGTTTTTAA
- a CDS encoding metallophosphoesterase family protein: MKIVVLSDTHLPKRKKGLPARLLDELMDVDLIIHAGDWQTIDVYHELRRNGRVEGVYGNVDDEEIIRLLPLKKIVEAGGFRFGIIHGHGKGKTTERRAIAAFKGENVDCIIFGHSHIPVMRYEGDLLIFNPGSPTDKRRQKFFSFGVISLSDKITAEHIYF; this comes from the coding sequence ATGAAAATTGTCGTTCTATCAGATACACATCTACCAAAAAGAAAAAAAGGATTGCCTGCGAGGTTATTAGATGAATTAATGGATGTCGACTTGATCATTCATGCTGGTGACTGGCAGACGATAGATGTTTATCATGAGCTGCGGAGAAATGGAAGAGTTGAAGGAGTTTATGGGAACGTAGATGATGAGGAAATAATTAGATTATTACCATTAAAAAAGATTGTTGAAGCAGGCGGTTTTAGATTTGGTATTATCCATGGACACGGGAAGGGAAAAACAACTGAAAGACGTGCTATTGCAGCATTTAAAGGAGAGAATGTGGATTGTATAATCTTTGGGCATTCTCATATTCCTGTCATGAGGTATGAAGGTGATCTATTAATTTTTAACCCCGGTTCGCCAACCGACAAGAGAAGACAAAAGTTTTTTTCCTTTGGGGTAATCAGCTTAAGTGATAAAATAACGGCAGAACATATTTATTTTTAA
- a CDS encoding alpha/beta fold hydrolase, which yields MPMMDVKDVSLYYNVKGNGTPIVFIHPPLLTSENFRYQMDGESQDFSVITFDIRGHGRSHYSNQTITYPLIVEDIKRLLDHLGIEKAFLCGYSTGASIALEFMLTYSDRAIGGILVSGMSEASDLYLRKRISLAVKLANSRSLSFLAYAITWGNSDTKEMFRNLYNEAVKGDARNINQYFQYSLKYNCTNQLDKIELPILLVYGKKDKSFHRYANLLKEKLPCSELYFIDKEKHQIPTKAATKLNPLIAHFVDEHNSKDFKYSGN from the coding sequence ATGCCAATGATGGATGTGAAAGATGTCAGTCTATATTATAATGTTAAAGGAAATGGAACTCCCATAGTTTTTATCCATCCGCCTTTACTTACGAGTGAAAATTTCAGATATCAAATGGATGGGGAATCTCAGGATTTTAGCGTTATTACTTTTGATATAAGAGGTCATGGTAGAAGTCATTATTCAAATCAAACGATAACTTATCCGTTAATTGTGGAAGATATTAAACGTTTGCTGGATCATTTAGGAATAGAAAAAGCATTCCTATGTGGGTATTCGACAGGAGCTTCTATTGCATTAGAATTTATGCTGACTTATTCCGACAGAGCCATAGGAGGTATTTTAGTAAGTGGAATGTCAGAAGCGAGTGATCTTTATTTGAGGAAAAGAATTTCTTTAGCTGTTAAACTTGCAAATTCTAGGTCACTCTCTTTTCTAGCATATGCCATTACATGGGGCAATTCCGATACAAAAGAGATGTTTAGGAACTTGTACAATGAAGCAGTTAAAGGTGATGCCAGAAATATTAATCAATATTTTCAATATAGTTTAAAATATAATTGTACCAATCAATTAGATAAAATAGAACTTCCCATTTTATTGGTCTATGGGAAGAAAGACAAATCTTTTCATCGGTATGCGAATCTTTTAAAAGAAAAATTGCCATGCAGTGAATTATACTTCATTGACAAGGAAAAACATCAAATTCCTACAAAAGCTGCTACCAAATTGAATCCATTGATTGCACATTTTGTAGATGAACATAATAGTAAAGATTTTAAATATTCAGGGAATTGA
- a CDS encoding glutaredoxin family protein, which produces MEKGVIVYTTNDCIECTMVKKVLTEEGIPYEVRDISKNAEYQLEVEKYGYLGVPVTVLGNKAVKGFTNELKEIIETAKKS; this is translated from the coding sequence ATGGAAAAAGGTGTTATCGTCTATACGACAAACGACTGTATTGAGTGCACAATGGTTAAAAAAGTCCTTACTGAGGAAGGGATTCCCTACGAGGTTAGAGATATATCAAAAAACGCCGAATATCAACTAGAAGTTGAAAAGTACGGCTATTTAGGTGTTCCGGTAACAGTGTTAGGAAATAAAGCAGTAAAGGGTTTTACGAATGAATTGAAGGAAATTATCGAAACAGCAAAAAAGAGCTAA
- a CDS encoding APC family permease: MVSSIKRLLIGRPLKSTELGEQKLNKTKALAILSSDALSSVAYGPEQILIVLVTVSAAAFWYSIPIAIGVLVLLAALILSYRQIIFAYPHGGGAYVVSKENLGINYGLISGGSLLVDYILTVAVSVSAGTDAITSAFPALHDHNVGIAIIFVIFITTLNLRGVTESASILAYPVYLFVLALFILIGVGLFNVFTGQVPAELHTPVGTPIAGISLFLLLRAFASGSSALTGVEAISNAIPNFKAPAPNNAAKTLAAMGGLLAILFSGIVLLAYYYGITPNEKVTVVSQIAEQTFGRNFMYFFIQGTTALILILAANTGYTAFPLLAVNLANDKFIPRMFKIRGDRLGYSNGILTLGLASILLIIFFKGQTEHLIPLYAVGVFIPFTLSQTGMMLKWLREKPQGWMSKLIINTTGAIICFVVTIMFFLTKFAQVWPVLVFLPVIVYVFYRIRKHYEAVGEQLRLNCEEPAVPIEGNVIIVPVAGITQVVENSLNYAKSLGADQVLAVYVSFERDDEKKFEEKWNKWQPDVRLVTLHSHYRSIIQPLTKFVDTVQHKASEANYRVTVIIPQFIPKKGWHNILHNQSSLLIKAYLLYRRNVIITTVPYHLKK, translated from the coding sequence ATGGTTTCTTCAATCAAAAGATTATTAATAGGCAGACCTTTAAAGTCAACTGAACTAGGGGAACAGAAGCTCAATAAAACAAAAGCACTGGCGATTCTTTCGTCTGATGCCTTATCATCGGTGGCTTATGGTCCGGAACAAATCCTAATCGTACTCGTAACAGTAAGTGCAGCGGCATTTTGGTATTCCATTCCGATTGCAATCGGTGTTTTAGTTTTATTAGCAGCATTAATTTTATCTTACCGGCAAATTATTTTTGCCTACCCCCATGGTGGTGGCGCTTATGTAGTTTCAAAGGAAAATTTAGGTATCAATTATGGGCTTATATCGGGTGGATCCTTACTGGTTGATTACATTTTAACAGTAGCTGTTAGTGTATCTGCTGGAACTGATGCGATCACATCGGCCTTTCCAGCTTTACATGACCATAATGTGGGTATTGCGATCATTTTTGTCATATTTATTACTACTTTAAACCTAAGAGGTGTAACGGAGTCTGCTTCTATTTTAGCATATCCCGTCTATTTATTCGTGCTTGCTTTATTTATTTTAATTGGTGTGGGACTTTTTAATGTTTTTACAGGGCAGGTTCCGGCAGAATTACATACACCAGTTGGAACTCCCATTGCAGGGATATCTTTATTTCTTCTTTTAAGGGCATTTGCTTCAGGCAGTTCTGCGCTTACTGGTGTTGAGGCGATATCAAATGCAATTCCGAACTTTAAAGCGCCAGCTCCAAATAATGCTGCTAAAACGTTGGCAGCAATGGGGGGCTTACTGGCGATATTATTTTCGGGAATTGTATTGTTAGCTTATTACTATGGGATTACGCCGAATGAAAAGGTTACCGTGGTTTCTCAAATTGCGGAGCAGACATTTGGACGCAACTTTATGTATTTCTTTATTCAAGGCACAACCGCTTTAATCTTAATTCTTGCGGCAAACACAGGATACACAGCGTTTCCATTGCTGGCAGTCAATCTCGCCAATGATAAGTTTATTCCAAGGATGTTTAAGATTAGAGGTGACCGATTAGGGTATTCGAATGGAATTCTCACATTAGGTTTAGCTTCAATTTTATTAATTATTTTTTTCAAAGGACAAACGGAGCACTTAATACCACTGTATGCGGTTGGGGTCTTCATTCCGTTTACTTTGTCCCAAACGGGAATGATGTTAAAATGGCTTCGTGAAAAGCCTCAGGGCTGGATGTCGAAGCTTATCATTAATACAACGGGTGCTATCATCTGCTTTGTTGTTACGATTATGTTCTTTTTAACAAAGTTTGCGCAGGTTTGGCCTGTGTTGGTATTCTTACCAGTGATTGTTTATGTCTTTTACCGAATTAGAAAGCATTATGAAGCAGTGGGAGAGCAGTTAAGATTAAATTGTGAGGAGCCTGCAGTTCCTATTGAAGGAAACGTGATTATTGTTCCTGTAGCTGGTATTACCCAAGTGGTAGAAAACTCTCTGAATTATGCAAAATCACTTGGAGCGGATCAAGTACTTGCCGTGTATGTTTCCTTTGAAAGGGACGATGAAAAGAAATTCGAAGAAAAATGGAACAAGTGGCAGCCAGATGTAAGACTTGTCACCCTGCACTCCCATTATAGGAGTATTATCCAGCCACTTACCAAATTTGTTGATACCGTCCAGCATAAAGCTAGTGAGGCGAATTACCGTGTTACCGTCATCATTCCACAATTTATACCAAAAAAAGGCTGGCACAATATTCTGCACAACCAATCAAGCTTATTAATTAAAGCCTACCTGTTATACAGAAGAAATGTGATTATCACAACCGTCCCATACCACCTAAAAAAATAA
- the hutU gene encoding urocanate hydratase has protein sequence MEASTAKSRVIKNYKGTNLHAKGWIQEAALRMLMNNLDQEVAERPEDLVVYGGIGKAARNWEAYDAIVKSLLELENDETLLIQSGKPVAIFKSHKDAPRVLLANSNLVPAWANWEHFHELDKKGLMMYGQMTAGSWIYIGTQGIVQGTYETFAELARQEFSGSLKHTITLTAGLGGMGGAQPLAVTMNDGVCLAIDVDETRIDRRIETAYLDVKTSDLEEAINLAQEAKKAGKPLSIGLIGNAAEILPIMIEKGFNPDVLTDQTSAHDPLNGYVPVGFSLEEAATLRKENPSKYVKLSKQSMAIHVKAMLTMQQKGAITFDYGNNIRQVAKDEGVDNAFDFPGFVPAYIRPLFCEGKGPFRWAALSGDPEDIRKIDEVLLREFKDDEHLCKWVRMAQEKISFQGLPARICWLGYGDRARLGKIINDLVASGEVSAPIVIGRDHLDAGSVASPNRETEGMKDGSDAVSDWPILNAMINAVGGASWVSLHHGGGVGMGYSQHSGMVIVADGTKDAEVRLQRVLTTDPGMGVVRHADAGYELAIKTAKEKGIKMPMLKQD, from the coding sequence ATGGAAGCGAGTACAGCAAAATCAAGAGTGATTAAGAATTATAAAGGAACAAATCTACATGCAAAAGGCTGGATTCAAGAGGCTGCACTTCGGATGCTAATGAACAATCTTGACCAAGAAGTAGCTGAGCGCCCAGAGGATTTAGTGGTATATGGAGGAATTGGTAAGGCTGCACGGAACTGGGAAGCTTATGACGCGATTGTCAAATCACTGCTTGAACTAGAAAACGATGAAACACTGTTAATTCAGTCTGGTAAACCTGTAGCAATTTTTAAATCACATAAGGACGCACCCCGGGTATTGCTGGCAAACTCCAATTTAGTACCGGCTTGGGCGAACTGGGAGCATTTCCACGAGTTAGATAAAAAGGGATTAATGATGTATGGACAAATGACAGCAGGCAGTTGGATTTATATTGGAACGCAGGGAATTGTCCAAGGAACTTATGAAACGTTTGCGGAGCTTGCTCGCCAGGAATTCAGCGGGTCTTTAAAGCATACGATTACTTTAACTGCCGGACTTGGCGGAATGGGTGGAGCTCAGCCGCTAGCGGTAACGATGAATGATGGTGTTTGTCTAGCCATTGATGTTGATGAAACAAGAATTGATCGCCGGATTGAAACCGCTTACCTTGATGTAAAAACGAGCGATTTAGAAGAGGCTATTAATCTAGCACAGGAAGCAAAGAAAGCCGGAAAGCCTCTCTCAATTGGTCTTATTGGAAACGCTGCTGAAATTTTACCAATAATGATCGAAAAAGGGTTTAATCCGGATGTGTTAACAGACCAAACATCTGCCCACGACCCGTTAAATGGTTATGTGCCTGTAGGCTTTAGTCTAGAAGAGGCAGCCACTCTTAGAAAAGAAAATCCTTCTAAGTATGTAAAACTATCAAAGCAAAGCATGGCAATCCACGTAAAAGCGATGCTGACCATGCAGCAAAAAGGGGCCATAACCTTTGATTATGGTAACAACATTCGTCAGGTGGCGAAGGATGAGGGAGTAGACAATGCCTTTGACTTTCCAGGCTTTGTACCAGCATATATCCGTCCGTTATTCTGTGAAGGAAAAGGACCTTTCCGCTGGGCGGCATTGTCGGGGGACCCTGAGGATATTCGAAAAATTGATGAAGTCCTGCTTCGTGAATTCAAGGATGATGAGCACCTTTGTAAATGGGTGAGAATGGCTCAGGAAAAAATCAGCTTCCAAGGGCTTCCTGCTCGTATATGTTGGCTTGGATACGGTGATCGTGCCCGCTTAGGAAAAATCATTAATGATCTTGTAGCCTCAGGTGAAGTATCGGCGCCGATTGTTATTGGCCGTGACCACTTAGATGCAGGCTCTGTTGCGTCTCCTAACCGGGAAACAGAAGGAATGAAGGATGGAAGCGACGCTGTTTCTGACTGGCCAATTCTCAATGCCATGATCAATGCAGTCGGAGGTGCCAGCTGGGTTTCACTTCACCATGGCGGCGGAGTAGGAATGGGTTATTCTCAACATTCCGGAATGGTCATAGTTGCAGACGGTACGAAGGATGCAGAAGTCCGTTTACAACGAGTATTAACAACAGACCCTGGGATGGGTGTGGTCCGTCATGCCGACGCAGGCTATGAACTAGCAATTAAGACAGCAAAGGAAAAAGGCATCAAAATGCCAATGCTGAAACAAGACTAA
- a CDS encoding bacitracin ABC transporter ATP-binding protein has protein sequence MSKKKKPLLTDEFLDELANEINELYGRPVEKNEDINNHKEDD, from the coding sequence ATGTCTAAAAAGAAAAAGCCGCTTTTGACAGATGAATTTTTAGATGAATTGGCTAATGAAATCAATGAGCTATACGGTCGCCCTGTTGAAAAAAACGAAGATATAAACAATCATAAAGAAGACGATTAA